The following proteins are encoded in a genomic region of Balaenoptera ricei isolate mBalRic1 chromosome 14, mBalRic1.hap2, whole genome shotgun sequence:
- the LRRC30 gene encoding leucine-rich repeat-containing protein 30, whose translation MGARQSVARCKDKGPPGRGVLRGRQKFSPWDDALLSGRDPRCLLKRGLRHVSFSLVTKGMTDAPDFLWSLSEVQKLNLSHNQLRVLPPEVGKLTRLVVLNLCGNRLKTLPREVSLLQSLKVLFVHMNCLTELPAELSACRNLEVLSLSHNFLSQLPASLADLSRLRKLNLSHNRFAHIPVCVFSLRELDFLHVGSNRLENIAESIQCLASLQIFIAESNNIHAFPRSLCLLTRLELLNLNNNDIQTLPEELYLLCRLARIAWNPMDKGLHISHNPLSKPLPELLEGGLEMLFSYLKDKKHT comes from the coding sequence ATGGGGGCCAGGCAGTCTGTTGCCCGCTGCAAGGACAAGGGCCCCCCGGGGCGGGGGGTCCTGCGGGGGAGGCAGAAGTTCTCCCCGTGGGACGATGCTCTGCTCTCGGGGAGGGACCCGCGCTGTCTGCTGAAGCGGGGCCTGCGGCACGTCAGTTTCAGCCTGGTCACCAAGGGCATGACGGATGCTCCCGACTTCCTGTGGAGCCTGTCAGAGGTGCAGAAGCTCAACCTGTCCCACAACCAGCTCCGGGTCCTCCCGCCCGAGGTGGGGAAGCTGACACGGCTGGTGGTCTTGAACTTGTGCGGGAACCGCCTGAAGACCCTGCCCCGGGAGGTCAGCCTCCTCCAGAGCCTCAAGGTCCTGTTTGTGCACATGAACTGCCTGACGGAGCTGCCGGCGGAGCTGAGCGCCTGCCGGAACCTGGAGGTCCTGAGCCTGTCGCACAACTTCCTGTCCCAGCTCCCCGCCAGCCTCGCCGACCTCTCCCGGCTGCGCAAGCTGAACCTCAGCCACAACCGCTTTGCCCACATCCCCGTCTGCGTGTTCTCGCTCAGGGAGCTCGACTTCCTGCACGTGGGCTCCAACCGCCTGGAGAACATCGCCGAGAGCATCCAGTGCCTGGCCAGCCTGCAGATCTTCATTGCCGAGAGTAACAATATCCACGCCTTCCCCCGCTCCCTCTGCCTGCTCACGAGGCTGGAGCTGCTGAACTTGAACAACAATGACATCCAGACCCTCCCCGAGGAACTCTACCTGCTGTGCAGACTGGCCAGGATCGCTTGGAACCCCATGGACAAAGGGCTTCACATTTCCCACAACCCTTTATCCAAACCTCTGCCGGAGCTGCTGGAGGGGGGTCTGGAGATGCTCTTTAGTTACCTGAAGGACAAAAAACACACCTGA